The Metabacillus litoralis genome contains a region encoding:
- a CDS encoding ABC transporter substrate-binding protein, giving the protein MKKLFLYVSMLVLTFSLVACSSSETGGSDENIVIWTQAAADHPEGKMFAERVKQYNEEHPDKPQVEIQNITRAGAGSGYIDKLNAAITANDMPDIFTLDGPDIAAYVDSGLLGELDDYMSEGFKEGFTESIIAQGTVDGKFYGMGYSDSGVAIMYNEDMMNALPEEIKGLVPAADEDWTWDQFTELARKVDDFAKNSDDPAFKEYESAVSLLLPDITAGAYETGTYYFTPLLWGNDTNIVDEDGVTVDGVLNSEKSVEALTKFSKLFEEPQLASASESEKAFHSGKTALSVSGFWYVSELTSNYPNLKFKTVRYPKMNESYDGLYTPSGSWAFVRNGQEEDEERIKQVVEVMEWLNNDEASEEYYHANGSIPTRVNSIDVIDTNTDNPYHNEAWSVLKYQVENTNKSRPVSPGYPYLSEIFAKDVILKIGQNKTTDPATIKEYLDEAVKKIDIEFEKYKK; this is encoded by the coding sequence ATGAAAAAGCTATTTTTGTATGTTTCAATGTTAGTTTTAACTTTTTCGTTAGTTGCATGTAGTTCAAGCGAAACTGGTGGTAGTGATGAGAATATTGTGATCTGGACACAGGCTGCTGCCGATCATCCTGAGGGGAAAATGTTTGCTGAACGAGTAAAACAATACAACGAGGAGCATCCTGACAAGCCTCAAGTTGAAATTCAAAACATTACACGTGCGGGGGCAGGATCTGGTTATATTGATAAGCTGAATGCAGCTATTACAGCGAATGATATGCCTGATATTTTTACATTAGATGGTCCTGATATTGCTGCGTACGTAGATTCTGGACTTCTTGGTGAATTAGACGATTATATGAGCGAAGGATTTAAAGAGGGATTTACTGAATCAATCATTGCTCAAGGTACAGTTGACGGAAAGTTTTACGGAATGGGCTATTCAGATTCAGGTGTAGCAATCATGTATAACGAGGATATGATGAATGCATTGCCTGAAGAAATAAAGGGATTAGTACCTGCAGCTGATGAGGATTGGACATGGGACCAATTCACTGAACTTGCTAGAAAGGTAGATGATTTTGCTAAGAATTCAGATGATCCTGCCTTTAAAGAATATGAAAGTGCAGTAAGCTTGTTATTGCCAGATATTACAGCAGGTGCATATGAAACAGGAACGTATTACTTTACACCATTACTATGGGGCAATGATACAAACATTGTAGATGAAGATGGTGTGACAGTCGATGGTGTATTAAATAGTGAGAAAAGTGTAGAAGCTTTAACGAAGTTTTCCAAGTTATTTGAGGAACCCCAGCTTGCAAGTGCATCTGAATCAGAAAAAGCCTTTCATTCTGGAAAAACAGCTTTATCTGTAAGTGGTTTCTGGTATGTTAGTGAATTAACAAGTAACTACCCTAATCTAAAATTCAAAACAGTCCGTTATCCAAAGATGAATGAGAGCTATGATGGCTTATACACTCCATCAGGAAGCTGGGCGTTTGTGAGAAACGGACAAGAGGAAGATGAAGAACGTATTAAGCAGGTTGTTGAAGTGATGGAATGGCTAAACAATGATGAAGCATCAGAGGAATATTATCACGCAAATGGATCGATCCCTACTCGTGTGAATTCTATTGATGTGATTGATACGAATACTGACAATCCTTATCATAATGAAGCTTGGTCGGTACTGAAATATCAAGTTGAAAATACAAATAAATCTCGTCCTGTTTCACCAGGATATCCGTACTTATCTGAAATCTTTGCGAAAGATGTCATTTTAAAAATCGGTCAAAATAAAACAACAGACCCTGCGACAATTAAAGAATACTTAGATGAAGCAGTGAAAAAGATTGATATAGAGTTTGAAAAATATAAAAAATAA
- a CDS encoding LacI family DNA-binding transcriptional regulator, which yields MNKLTMKEIAKLANVSQSTVSRVINGNTGVNEEAMKRVLQVIEEVGYVPNKAAQTLKKSQSNIIGVCLTETYNPYFVELVDALESEARKIGYSILLHNSKHNPITEWESIQNFIARQVDGMILVPTGEYNIQRISKLAIPTIVMTQNRKPLDSVGLDHMKAGKIVGEKFIHAGHKTFGYVGTIPDDKFLGYKSALYENGFSFDQKNYIQLEETSTNNFLMRRDIEGYLNRVESLDFTCLFTANDIMALEFMKAARERNIKVPEDISVIGFDDTYLAKIMGISSIHQPIEEMVKTTIDILVDRMENEVSSESVQIKLDPTLIERMSS from the coding sequence ATGAATAAGCTAACAATGAAAGAAATCGCAAAACTTGCAAACGTTTCCCAATCAACTGTATCAAGAGTGATAAATGGTAATACTGGGGTAAATGAAGAGGCCATGAAACGCGTGCTTCAAGTTATAGAAGAAGTCGGGTATGTACCAAACAAGGCTGCCCAAACACTTAAAAAGAGTCAATCAAACATTATCGGAGTATGTTTAACAGAAACCTATAATCCATATTTCGTCGAGTTAGTGGATGCACTCGAATCAGAAGCTCGAAAAATCGGATACAGTATTTTACTGCATAATTCAAAGCATAATCCCATCACAGAATGGGAAAGTATCCAAAACTTTATCGCTCGTCAAGTTGATGGAATGATTCTTGTCCCAACTGGTGAATATAACATCCAGCGAATTAGTAAGCTCGCCATTCCAACAATCGTCATGACACAAAATCGCAAACCACTTGATAGTGTAGGACTTGATCACATGAAAGCAGGTAAAATTGTAGGTGAGAAGTTCATTCACGCCGGCCATAAAACCTTTGGATATGTCGGCACCATACCTGATGATAAATTTCTCGGCTACAAAAGTGCTCTATATGAAAACGGGTTCAGCTTTGATCAAAAAAATTACATTCAGCTCGAAGAAACATCAACAAATAATTTCTTAATGAGACGCGACATCGAGGGTTATTTAAACAGAGTTGAATCTCTTGATTTCACCTGTCTTTTTACCGCAAATGACATTATGGCACTAGAATTTATGAAAGCAGCAAGAGAAAGGAACATAAAGGTACCTGAGGATATTAGTGTGATCGGATTTGACGATACGTATTTAGCTAAAATAATGGGAATTTCTAGTATTCATCAACCAATTGAAGAGATGGTGAAAACAACAATTGACATCCTGGTAGACAGAATGGAGAACGAGGTTTCGTCAGAGTCCGTACAGATTAAGTTGGATCCGACGTTGATTGAGAGAATGAGTAGTTGA
- a CDS encoding M14 family metallopeptidase, producing the protein MKKRFSGLLAFLLVLALFAQSAIPVSATETAENYEVIELETNRTLLSLTETRTVEVMADFGDNVELSQLEFLFGGKSLSDWKKWSGGTSYNGDPFITVIEEPHFVNGTTTIKATLEFGLLYGRDNLSNRTIRTQYQQFIGDYELALVDTASNKKAAQTVELNVYDQFHFYEELKPTIDQVFDEAEVANDRYLEYQSFGKSVEGRDLHFVVLAKDKEAVDKYLNETLPTALEDPESLLEKLEDGEMGDYQVPVWINNIHPDEVEGVDAQVELFKKFALEDEITFNTIENKQEKAVTLNVDDVLDDVIFLYMFTNNPDGRVANTRANANGFDLNRDNHYQTQIETQEVTQEIAKWTPLSFLDMHGYVPGFLIEPTTPPHNPNFEYDLLYGNMIEQAHAMGEAGISNSAYDSYEIPALDYGDGWDDMTPAYTAMYAMLHGSLGHTIETPALSQNGYDAMYATGLGATLYVTENKDELYKNQLEIFKRGVNGEDNRAVDEYFVNAAGESIGRTRGENENFFPEYYVIPVDENGQKNPLEATKMVEYLLRNGVKVEQTTKTAKVNGAAYPKGTYIVPMNQAKRGLANAMLYKGDDVSDWGAMYDPIVVNFSDLRGFDLDEVRVENAFAKVTKEVDSVTLPTGDVVGKAPKQILSNTNNDTVKLINELLKDGKVVEKAMEAKGKVKKGDYIVNTKDLLQYEDFYYEASSAGTTQNIKTEKLTLPKVAVTGSAQLKFSLKELGFELVSSTADADVVVSDGSSFDVNSLDGKAYVGIGVYALNAVKNSGVLGEGYSFDYTSPGHEGLLKANVNDHILTSGYEASELLYTTNGAWITSVPKNAQVLATVSNSDDFYVAGWWPGHDAAKGQTLAFTQNLEDSNITLFANDLAFRAHTQSSYRLLANSIFASVGTEVAKKGKGSVKDKANKQNNKVEKSFLEKGRDRE; encoded by the coding sequence TTGAAGAAGAGGTTTTCAGGATTATTAGCATTTCTATTAGTACTAGCTCTATTCGCACAATCAGCAATACCTGTTTCGGCTACTGAAACAGCGGAGAACTATGAGGTAATAGAGTTAGAGACTAACAGGACTTTACTCTCATTAACTGAAACTAGAACAGTAGAAGTTATGGCGGATTTTGGTGATAATGTAGAATTGAGTCAACTAGAGTTCCTATTTGGAGGGAAAAGTCTTTCAGATTGGAAAAAGTGGTCTGGTGGGACAAGCTATAATGGAGATCCTTTTATTACTGTCATCGAGGAGCCACACTTTGTAAATGGAACAACCACCATTAAAGCAACTTTAGAGTTCGGTCTCCTTTACGGCAGAGACAATCTATCAAACCGAACAATTCGTACTCAATACCAACAATTTATTGGTGACTACGAATTAGCATTAGTTGACACAGCTAGTAATAAGAAGGCAGCACAAACAGTTGAACTTAATGTGTATGACCAATTTCATTTTTATGAAGAATTGAAGCCAACGATTGACCAAGTGTTTGATGAAGCAGAAGTGGCTAATGACCGCTACCTTGAGTACCAAAGCTTTGGAAAATCAGTAGAAGGTCGTGACCTTCATTTTGTTGTTTTAGCTAAAGATAAAGAAGCAGTAGATAAGTACTTAAATGAAACGCTACCAACTGCATTAGAAGATCCTGAGAGTTTACTAGAAAAGTTAGAAGACGGAGAAATGGGCGATTACCAAGTTCCGGTTTGGATTAACAATATTCACCCTGACGAAGTAGAAGGGGTGGATGCTCAGGTTGAGTTATTCAAGAAGTTTGCACTTGAAGACGAAATTACGTTTAATACAATCGAAAACAAGCAAGAAAAAGCTGTCACGTTAAACGTGGATGATGTTCTTGATGATGTGATTTTCTTATATATGTTCACAAACAATCCTGATGGAAGAGTGGCAAATACACGTGCAAATGCCAATGGCTTTGACTTAAACCGTGATAACCACTATCAAACACAAATTGAAACACAAGAAGTAACACAAGAGATTGCAAAGTGGACACCACTTTCATTTCTTGATATGCACGGCTATGTGCCTGGATTCTTAATTGAGCCAACAACACCGCCACATAACCCAAACTTTGAGTACGACCTTCTTTATGGAAACATGATTGAGCAAGCACATGCAATGGGTGAAGCAGGAATCAGTAACTCAGCCTATGATTCTTATGAAATTCCAGCACTTGATTATGGCGATGGCTGGGATGATATGACGCCTGCTTATACGGCAATGTATGCAATGCTGCACGGTTCACTTGGTCATACAATTGAGACGCCAGCACTAAGCCAAAATGGTTATGATGCTATGTATGCAACAGGCCTTGGGGCAACGCTTTATGTAACAGAAAACAAAGATGAATTGTATAAAAATCAGCTTGAAATCTTCAAACGTGGAGTAAATGGTGAAGATAATCGTGCGGTTGATGAGTATTTTGTAAATGCAGCCGGTGAATCAATTGGACGTACAAGAGGAGAGAATGAAAACTTCTTCCCTGAATATTACGTGATTCCGGTTGATGAAAATGGACAAAAGAATCCACTAGAAGCAACAAAGATGGTTGAATATTTACTTCGTAATGGAGTGAAAGTAGAGCAAACCACAAAAACAGCGAAAGTAAATGGAGCTGCATATCCAAAGGGAACATATATCGTGCCAATGAATCAAGCAAAACGTGGTCTAGCTAATGCGATGCTTTACAAAGGTGACGATGTGTCAGACTGGGGTGCAATGTACGATCCGATCGTTGTTAATTTCTCTGACTTAAGAGGATTTGATTTGGATGAAGTTCGTGTGGAGAATGCTTTTGCCAAGGTTACAAAAGAGGTAGACAGCGTAACATTACCAACTGGTGATGTAGTTGGCAAGGCACCAAAACAAATTTTATCTAACACAAATAATGACACGGTAAAATTAATTAATGAGCTTTTAAAAGATGGAAAAGTCGTTGAAAAGGCAATGGAAGCAAAGGGAAAAGTAAAGAAAGGTGACTATATCGTTAATACAAAGGATTTACTACAGTATGAAGATTTTTACTACGAGGCTTCATCAGCTGGTACAACACAAAACATAAAAACAGAAAAATTAACTCTTCCTAAAGTAGCAGTAACAGGGTCAGCTCAATTAAAGTTTTCACTAAAAGAACTAGGCTTTGAGTTAGTTAGTTCTACTGCAGATGCAGACGTTGTTGTTAGTGATGGTAGTTCATTTGATGTTAATAGTCTGGATGGGAAGGCTTATGTTGGAATTGGAGTCTATGCTTTGAATGCTGTGAAAAACAGCGGAGTGCTAGGAGAAGGTTACAGCTTCGATTACACAAGCCCTGGTCATGAAGGGTTATTAAAAGCAAACGTAAATGATCATATCCTAACCTCTGGATACGAGGCGAGTGAGCTGTTATACACAACAAATGGTGCATGGATTACGTCTGTTCCTAAGAATGCTCAAGTTTTGGCAACAGTAAGTAACAGTGATGATTTCTACGTTGCTGGCTGGTGGCCTGGTCATGACGCAGCCAAAGGTCAAACACTGGCATTTACTCAAAATCTTGAAGACTCAAACATTACTCTATTTGCAAACGACCTTGCCTTTAGAGCACATACGCAATCAAGCTATCGCCTACTAGCCAATAGCATCTTTGCTTCAGTTGGTACTGAAGTTGCTAAGAAAGGTAAAGGATCAGTGAAAGATAAGGCTAATAAGCAGAACAATAAAGTAGAGAAATCCTTCCTAGAGAAAGGTAGAGATAGAGAGTAG
- a CDS encoding ROK family protein has protein sequence MHTIGIDLGGTNLRIGVFNEQGEIIDEQSQATEAAKGPEYVINQMAEIINKLKSTYKIKAVGIGSPGPLNPHDGVIIEPPNLPGWVNIPIVQLLEEKTNLPVKLENDANAAALAEATLGAGKGASSVFFITVSTGIGGGYVLNGELVSGAQGSCGEIGNMIVNPSPDAYHGPGLNKGALEGLASGTAIGRIGQERLNITNGAQGVFQLAEQGNKEAQAILDEAINYLAIGLANIVHTVNPEIIVIGGGVMKSKELLVEPLIEKTKGYLFPSLKGDFVLKPALLDQKAGLIGAGLLPK, from the coding sequence ATGCACACAATCGGAATCGACCTCGGCGGCACAAACCTGCGCATCGGCGTCTTCAACGAGCAGGGAGAAATTATCGACGAACAAAGCCAAGCAACAGAAGCAGCAAAAGGACCTGAGTACGTCATAAACCAAATGGCAGAGATCATCAACAAACTAAAATCTACATATAAAATCAAAGCAGTCGGCATTGGATCACCAGGTCCTCTCAACCCACATGACGGAGTAATTATCGAACCACCTAACCTACCAGGCTGGGTAAACATCCCGATCGTCCAACTACTTGAAGAAAAAACCAACCTACCAGTAAAGCTAGAAAACGATGCAAACGCAGCAGCCCTTGCTGAGGCAACACTTGGCGCAGGAAAAGGCGCTAGCAGTGTATTCTTCATCACAGTTAGCACGGGAATCGGCGGCGGCTATGTGCTAAACGGTGAGCTCGTCTCAGGTGCTCAAGGCAGCTGCGGGGAGATTGGCAATATGATTGTTAACCCAAGCCCAGACGCCTACCACGGTCCAGGACTGAACAAAGGTGCTCTAGAAGGACTAGCTAGTGGAACGGCGATCGGCAGAATTGGTCAAGAACGCCTGAACATCACAAACGGTGCGCAAGGAGTCTTCCAACTGGCAGAGCAGGGCAACAAAGAAGCGCAAGCCATCCTTGATGAAGCCATTAACTATCTTGCGATTGGCTTGGCAAATATCGTTCACACAGTGAACCCTGAGATCATCGTGATCGGTGGGGGTGTGATGAAATCGAAGGAATTACTAGTAGAGCCGCTAATTGAAAAAACAAAGGGATATTTATTTCCAAGCTTGAAGGGAGATTTCGTACTGAAGCCGGCATTATTAGATCAAAAGGCCGGATTAATAGGTGCAGGACTGTTGCCTAAGTAA
- a CDS encoding carbohydrate ABC transporter permease produces the protein MVLQRIGKPIVYLILIAMSLFFLMPVYVMLITSLKPFDEVTLATMWQLPSSLDFSGYTEAFEKLAPNLMNSFYLVIPATLLSALLGAMNGYVLSKWKFKGADVLFTVILFGMFIPYQSILIPLIQFLREVGLYNSIIGLIFVHVVYGLPITTLMFRNFYANIPEEMIESAKIDGAGFLGIFRHIMIPLSITSFVVVAIWQFTNIWNEFLFAVTITTSDQQPVMVALQNLSGSQIVHWNVQMAGALLAALPTLLVYILLGKYFVKGLLAGSVKG, from the coding sequence ATGGTGCTACAACGAATCGGCAAACCTATTGTTTATCTCATCTTAATCGCCATGAGTCTCTTCTTCCTCATGCCAGTTTACGTAATGCTCATTACAAGCTTAAAACCATTTGACGAAGTAACGCTCGCAACCATGTGGCAGCTACCAAGCTCACTCGACTTTAGTGGTTACACGGAGGCATTTGAAAAATTAGCACCAAACTTAATGAACTCATTTTACCTAGTCATCCCGGCAACACTACTATCTGCCTTACTAGGAGCAATGAACGGCTATGTGTTATCAAAATGGAAATTCAAAGGCGCAGACGTTCTTTTCACAGTAATCTTATTCGGAATGTTTATTCCATACCAAAGTATCTTAATCCCATTAATTCAGTTCTTACGTGAAGTAGGACTATATAACTCAATCATCGGTTTAATTTTCGTTCACGTTGTTTACGGATTACCAATCACAACACTCATGTTCCGTAACTTCTACGCGAACATCCCGGAAGAAATGATCGAATCAGCAAAAATAGATGGAGCGGGTTTCCTAGGAATTTTCCGCCACATCATGATTCCACTTTCCATCACAAGCTTTGTTGTAGTAGCAATCTGGCAATTCACAAACATCTGGAACGAATTCCTATTCGCAGTAACAATCACAACCTCTGATCAACAGCCAGTTATGGTTGCCCTACAAAACCTATCAGGAAGCCAAATCGTTCACTGGAACGTCCAAATGGCAGGGGCACTATTAGCCGCATTACCAACATTGTTAGTATATATATTACTTGGGAAATATTTTGTAAAAGGACTATTAGCAGGATCGGTGAAAGGGTAA
- a CDS encoding carbohydrate ABC transporter permease codes for METVKTSQSAQTVASLPKKKKLTSDHLMAIGFILPSFILILVFVYGFIGWTGYVSLSNWNTLVPDFSFAGLKNYIYLFQDFRFQADLRNTIFFTILFIGFVIISGMGLAILLDQKIKAEPVFRNLFFFPMALSFVVTGVVWQWLLNPTTGVNLFLSKLGLESKWYTDTTILAGFQWGKIEFGIPAALIAVVIAAVWQMTGFSLAMYLAGLRGVPDEVREAARMDGASEFTIYRKIILPLLRPITVSVIIIMAHISLKIFDLIYAMTGPGANFVTDVPGVYMFETTFRGNYYANGAAIAIIMLVSVAIFIVPYLIHSRKGEA; via the coding sequence ATGGAAACAGTCAAAACATCACAATCAGCCCAGACCGTTGCTTCCCTACCGAAAAAGAAAAAGCTAACAAGTGATCACCTTATGGCCATCGGCTTTATCCTGCCATCATTTATTCTTATTTTGGTCTTTGTTTATGGCTTTATCGGCTGGACCGGTTATGTATCCTTAAGTAATTGGAACACACTAGTTCCTGATTTTTCGTTCGCAGGTTTGAAAAACTATATCTACTTATTCCAAGACTTCCGTTTCCAAGCGGATTTACGTAATACAATCTTTTTCACAATCCTATTCATTGGCTTTGTGATTATCAGCGGTATGGGTCTTGCGATTTTACTTGATCAAAAAATTAAAGCAGAGCCCGTATTCCGTAACCTGTTTTTCTTCCCAATGGCGCTTTCGTTCGTCGTAACAGGGGTAGTTTGGCAGTGGCTATTAAACCCAACAACAGGTGTGAACTTATTTTTAAGCAAACTCGGCTTAGAATCAAAATGGTATACAGACACAACTATCCTCGCAGGCTTTCAATGGGGAAAAATTGAATTCGGGATTCCGGCAGCACTAATCGCAGTTGTGATCGCAGCCGTTTGGCAAATGACTGGCTTCTCACTTGCAATGTATTTAGCAGGATTACGCGGTGTTCCAGATGAAGTACGAGAAGCAGCACGTATGGACGGTGCATCTGAATTTACAATCTATCGAAAAATTATTCTACCTTTATTACGTCCAATCACAGTGAGTGTCATCATCATCATGGCTCACATTTCATTAAAGATTTTCGATCTTATTTACGCGATGACAGGTCCTGGTGCAAACTTCGTAACAGACGTACCTGGTGTTTATATGTTTGAAACAACATTCCGTGGCAACTATTATGCAAACGGTGCAGCAATCGCAATTATCATGCTAGTTTCAGTAGCCATTTTCATCGTGCCATATTTAATCCACAGCAGAAAGGGTGAAGCGTAA
- a CDS encoding ABC transporter substrate-binding protein, whose translation MKKTFLLSLFLVFTLIVSACSSGSSTEEASEGSSSEGGGDKAAPLDIFSWWTGAGEEDGLKALIALFEEKHPDIPIENAAVAGGAGTNAKAVLASRMQGDDPPATFQVHGGAELNEGWVAAGKMEPLNDFFEAEGLNDKFPQDLIDMVSKDGNIYSVPVNIHRGNVLWFNKKVFEENGLEAPTTFDEFFEVADALKAKGITPLALGDKEPWTATHLYETVLLGTLGAEDYGKLWTGELSFDDPKVVEAAETFKKMLTYINEDHASRNWQDATQLVANGEAAMNVMGDWAKGYLVNDLNLAVNEDFGYVATPGTDGQFMVITDTFGLPTGVENPEGVKQFLSVLASVEGQDAFNPLKGSIPARVDSDVEKYDQYGKDTIEDFKTASLAPSLAHGSAAAEGFLTKVNQNVNIFVTQQDVGQFTDSLVAAQAELK comes from the coding sequence ATGAAAAAGACTTTCCTATTATCACTATTTTTAGTCTTTACATTGATTGTTTCAGCTTGTAGCTCAGGCTCAAGCACAGAAGAAGCATCAGAAGGCAGCAGCAGTGAGGGCGGCGGCGATAAAGCAGCTCCATTAGATATTTTCAGCTGGTGGACTGGTGCTGGTGAAGAAGATGGATTAAAGGCTCTTATTGCATTATTTGAGGAAAAGCATCCAGATATTCCAATTGAAAACGCAGCAGTAGCTGGTGGAGCAGGAACAAACGCGAAGGCTGTACTTGCGAGCCGTATGCAAGGTGACGATCCTCCGGCAACATTCCAGGTTCACGGTGGTGCCGAGCTTAACGAAGGCTGGGTAGCAGCAGGGAAAATGGAACCACTTAACGATTTTTTTGAAGCAGAAGGCTTAAACGATAAATTTCCACAAGACTTAATTGACATGGTAAGTAAAGATGGCAACATCTACTCTGTACCAGTGAACATTCACCGCGGTAACGTTCTATGGTTCAACAAAAAGGTATTTGAAGAAAATGGCTTAGAAGCACCAACAACATTTGATGAGTTTTTTGAAGTAGCAGATGCATTAAAAGCAAAAGGCATCACACCATTAGCTCTTGGAGACAAAGAGCCTTGGACTGCAACACATCTTTATGAAACAGTTCTTTTAGGTACATTAGGTGCTGAAGACTACGGCAAGCTTTGGACTGGCGAATTATCATTTGACGATCCAAAAGTAGTAGAAGCAGCAGAAACATTCAAAAAAATGCTTACTTACATCAACGAAGACCACGCATCTCGTAACTGGCAAGATGCAACACAATTAGTTGCAAACGGCGAAGCAGCGATGAATGTGATGGGTGACTGGGCAAAAGGGTATCTTGTAAATGACTTAAACCTAGCTGTTAACGAAGACTTTGGCTATGTAGCTACTCCAGGTACTGACGGTCAATTCATGGTTATTACAGATACATTCGGTTTACCAACAGGTGTTGAAAATCCAGAAGGTGTAAAACAATTCTTAAGCGTATTAGCATCAGTTGAAGGTCAAGATGCATTCAACCCACTAAAAGGATCGATTCCGGCACGTGTTGATTCAGACGTTGAAAAATATGACCAATACGGAAAAGACACAATCGAAGACTTCAAAACGGCTAGTCTAGCACCAAGCTTAGCGCACGGTTCAGCTGCTGCTGAAGGCTTCTTAACAAAAGTAAACCAAAATGTGAACATCTTCGTTACACAACAAGATGTAGGTCAATTCACAGATTCCTTAGTAGCTGCTCAAGCAGAGCTTAAGTAA
- a CDS encoding response regulator: MKIIIVDDELIERKAMKKFITESLTHMEVVGEAANGRIAIEQARLHKPDIMFMDIHMPGIDGLEAIRQILAELPQTKFIMVSAYNSFEYAKEAMKQGVKEYILKPSNKQETLESLLRVEKEIKEARQIEEQTKQQLNETEKLVKQQLITAITQNEITADTEQMYRSLYPNAQMGFFQVITGCDMTTLSNTLKHKTDLPHITKAQGDKQTVLFLSEKKSAHHLKADALNLARALSHELPSDTNIGIGSPFADLDKLSISYQQALLASTQLTKETSVSYGFPLLNEKEDSTAKKLEKSIQNEITAGRVDQATDYFHLYYDHLTKQFDQNEKVTQHIREWAIKIKQAIEAEGINLRDLPILQANTKDDFIHLLRQFGEKIILQGEGNDAISKAKAYIHDHYKESFSLEDVAAYVELTPTYFTKMFKEQTKTTFIDYVTDYRIEKSQELLLQTNLSLKEIAYEVGYKDPNYYSRVFKKVTNLSPKQFRSTTK, from the coding sequence ATGAAAATCATCATAGTAGACGACGAATTGATTGAACGCAAAGCGATGAAAAAGTTTATTACCGAGAGCCTCACACATATGGAGGTTGTCGGCGAAGCGGCAAATGGTCGGATCGCAATCGAACAAGCAAGGCTTCACAAGCCGGACATCATGTTCATGGACATCCACATGCCCGGCATCGACGGTCTCGAAGCGATCAGACAAATTCTCGCCGAGCTGCCGCAAACGAAGTTCATTATGGTGTCAGCATATAATTCCTTTGAGTATGCAAAAGAAGCAATGAAGCAGGGAGTTAAGGAATATATCCTCAAACCGAGCAACAAACAAGAAACACTCGAATCCTTACTCAGAGTTGAAAAAGAAATCAAAGAAGCCAGACAAATAGAAGAACAAACAAAGCAACAACTAAACGAAACAGAAAAGCTGGTCAAGCAACAGCTCATCACTGCGATCACACAAAACGAAATCACAGCCGACACCGAGCAAATGTACCGAAGTCTCTATCCAAACGCACAAATGGGCTTCTTCCAAGTCATCACAGGCTGTGATATGACAACACTATCAAACACACTTAAACACAAAACCGATCTACCACATATAACAAAAGCACAAGGAGACAAGCAAACTGTCCTTTTCCTTTCAGAAAAAAAATCAGCGCATCACCTAAAAGCAGACGCGCTTAACCTAGCTCGAGCTCTAAGCCATGAGCTTCCATCCGATACAAACATCGGTATCGGATCACCTTTTGCCGATTTAGACAAGCTATCAATCTCATACCAACAGGCCTTGCTAGCTTCCACCCAGCTAACAAAGGAAACAAGTGTATCCTATGGATTTCCGTTACTTAACGAAAAAGAAGATAGCACGGCTAAAAAACTAGAAAAATCCATACAAAACGAAATCACAGCCGGAAGAGTCGACCAAGCAACCGATTACTTCCATCTATACTATGACCATTTAACGAAACAATTTGACCAAAATGAAAAAGTCACGCAACACATTCGAGAATGGGCAATCAAAATCAAGCAAGCAATTGAAGCGGAAGGTATAAACCTTCGCGATCTTCCCATTCTTCAAGCAAATACAAAAGATGATTTTATCCATCTCCTCCGCCAATTTGGAGAAAAAATCATTCTCCAAGGTGAGGGCAACGATGCTATTTCTAAAGCAAAGGCCTATATTCACGACCATTACAAAGAATCATTCAGCCTTGAAGATGTTGCGGCATACGTTGAGCTAACACCAACGTACTTTACCAAAATGTTCAAAGAACAAACAAAGACAACATTCATCGACTATGTGACCGACTATCGAATTGAAAAATCTCAGGAGCTTCTCCTCCAAACGAACCTAAGTTTAAAAGAAATCGCCTATGAAGTTGGGTACAAAGATCCAAATTATTACAGCCGAGTCTTTAAAAAGGTGACAAATTTATCACCTAAACAGTTCAGGTCGACCACAAAATAA